A genomic region of Saccopteryx bilineata isolate mSacBil1 chromosome 1, mSacBil1_pri_phased_curated, whole genome shotgun sequence contains the following coding sequences:
- the SESN3 gene encoding sestrin-3, with translation MNRGGSSPSAAANYLLCTNCRKVLRKDKRIRVSQPLTRGPSAFIPEKEVAQANTVDERTNFLVEEYSTSGRLDNITQVMSLHTQYLESFLRSQFYMLRMDGPLPLPHRHYIAIMAAARHQCSYLINMHVDEFIKTGGIAEWLNGLEYVPQRLKNLNEINKLLAHRPWLITKEHIQKLVKTGENNWSLPELVHAVVLLAHYHALASFVFGSGINPERDPEISNGFRLISVSNFCVCDLANDNNIENASLTGNNFGIVDSLSELEALMERMKRLQEEREGEDTSQEEMTTCFEKEKKESLFVVSGDTFHSFPHSDFEDDMIVTSDVSRYIEDPGFGYEDFARRGEEHLPTFRAQDYTWENHGFSLVNRLYSDIGHLLDEKFRMVYSLTYNTMSSHEDVDTTMLHRALFNYVHCMFGIRYDDYDYGEVNQLLERSLKVYIKTVTCYPERTTKRMYDSYWRQFKHSEKVHVNLLLMEARMQAELLYALRAITRYLT, from the exons gataaaagaaTCAGAGTATCTCAACCTTTGACAAGAGGACCAAGTGCCTTTATTCCAGAGAAGGAA GTTGCACAAGCCAACACGGTGGATGAGCGAACTAACTTTCTTGTGGAAGAATACTCTACATCTGGTCGCCTGGACAACATCACCCAGGTCATGAGCCTGCACACCCAGTACCTGGAGTCCTTCCTGCGGAGCCAGTTCTACATGCTGCGCATGGACGGCCCCCTCCCTCTACCACACAGGCACTACATCGCAATAATG GCTGCAGCTAGACATCAGTGTTCTTACTTAATAAACATGCATGTGGATGAATTTATAAAGACAGGCGGTATTGCTGAGTGGTTGAATGGTTTGGAATATGTACCACAAAGACTGAAAAatcttaatgaaataaataagctGCTAGCACACCGACCCTGGCTGATCACGAAGGAGCACATTCAG AAACTTGTCAAAACTGGAGAAAACAACTGGTCTCTGCCTGAACTGGTGCATGCTGTGGTCCTGCTGGCACATTATCATGCTTTGGCAAGCTTTGTTTTTGGTAGTGGCATCAATCCAGAGAGAGATCCAGAAATCTCCAATGGATTCAGGCTAATATCAGTCAGCAATTTCTGCGTTTGTGACCTTGCTAATGACAACAACATAGAGAATGCATCCCTTACAGGCAACAACTTTGGG ATTGTAGATTCTTTAAGTGAGCTGGAGGCCTTAATGGAAAGAATGAAAAGGCttcaagaagaaagggaaggtgaAGACACATCTCAGGAAGAAATGACCACTTGTtttgagaaggagaagaaagaaagtctTTTCGTTGTTTCTGGAGATACTTTCCATTCATTTCCTCATTCAG ATTTTGAGGATGACATGATTGTAACATCTGATGTCTCCCGATACATTGAAGACCCTGGGTTTGGGTATGAAGACTTTGCCAGACGAGGAGAAGAACACTTGCCAACATTCCGAGCTCAG gacTATACTTGGGAAAATCATGGGTTCTCCCTGGTGAACAGACTTTATTCTGACATTGGACACCTTCTTGATGAGAAGTTTCGCATGGTCTACAGTCTCACCTATAACACTATGTCCAGCCATGAGGATGTTGACACAACCATGCTGCACAGAGCTTTATTTAACTATGTTCACTGTATGTTTGGAATCAG GTATGATGACTATGATTACGGAGAAGTTAATCAATTACTTGAACGAAGCCTGAAGGTTTACATTAAGACAGTGACCTGCTATCCTGAGAGAACTACCAAGCGCATGTATGATAGTTACTGGCGTCAGTTCAAACACTCAGAGAAG GTTCACGTCAATTTACTTTTAATGGAAGCGCGGATGCAAGCTGAGCTTCTGTATGCTCTTCGCGCCATCACTCGCTATCTGACCTGA